From Microbacterium sp. YJN-G, a single genomic window includes:
- a CDS encoding metal-dependent transcriptional regulator, giving the protein MPSPAFDDYLKTVYSHTEWQDSPIMPSQLAAALSIAPSSVTEMVKKLAAAGLISHVPYGAVRLTDAGRDRALQMLRRHRLIETWLVREFGYAWHEVHDEAEVLEHTISDRLLDAIDERLGRPRFDPHGDAIPDAEGGVQREPFVLLADAPAGHTGRVLRVSDRDPELLQALEDAGVSVGCEIAVTGADGILLDGRPADLPDGAAGIVWLSA; this is encoded by the coding sequence ATGCCCTCCCCCGCCTTCGACGACTATCTGAAGACGGTCTACTCGCACACCGAGTGGCAGGACTCGCCGATCATGCCCTCGCAGCTCGCGGCCGCGCTGAGCATCGCGCCGTCGAGCGTCACCGAGATGGTCAAGAAGCTCGCCGCAGCGGGTCTCATCTCGCACGTGCCCTACGGCGCCGTGCGGCTGACGGATGCCGGACGCGACCGCGCCCTGCAGATGCTGCGCCGGCACCGGCTGATCGAGACGTGGCTGGTGCGCGAGTTCGGCTACGCCTGGCACGAGGTGCACGACGAGGCCGAGGTGCTCGAGCACACCATCAGCGACCGGCTGCTGGACGCCATCGACGAGCGGCTCGGACGCCCGCGGTTCGACCCGCACGGCGACGCGATCCCGGATGCGGAGGGCGGGGTGCAGCGCGAGCCGTTCGTGCTGCTCGCCGACGCCCCAGCCGGTCACACCGGCCGCGTGCTGCGTGTGAGCGACCGCGACCCCGAGCTGCTGCAGGCCCTCGAGGACGCGGGTGTGAGCGTCGGCTGCGAGATCGCGGTGACCGGCGCCGACGGCATCCTGCTCGACGGCCGGCCGGCCGATCTCCCCGACGGGGCGGCCGGGATCGTCTGGCTGAGCGCCTGA
- a CDS encoding TrmH family RNA methyltransferase: MDEQTPEATPERTTHGVGPWQGEWPAEDHYDPELLAHGDTRNVIDRYRYWRMEAIVADLDLQRHPFHVAIENWQHDMNIGSIVRSANAFLADTVHIIGRRRWNKRGAMVTDRYQHVVHHPDVESFASWAAAEGIPIIAVDNVGEAVPVDRAELPQRCALLFGQEGPGLSSEALAAASGHIEITQYGSTRSINASAAAAVVMYEWCRRYA, from the coding sequence ATGGACGAGCAGACCCCCGAGGCGACCCCCGAGCGCACCACACACGGGGTCGGCCCGTGGCAGGGGGAGTGGCCCGCGGAGGATCACTACGACCCCGAGCTGCTCGCCCACGGCGACACCCGCAACGTGATCGATCGCTACCGCTACTGGCGCATGGAGGCCATCGTCGCCGACCTCGACCTGCAGCGGCATCCGTTCCACGTCGCGATCGAGAACTGGCAGCACGACATGAACATCGGCTCGATCGTGCGCAGCGCCAACGCGTTCCTCGCCGACACCGTGCACATCATCGGGCGTCGGCGCTGGAACAAGCGCGGCGCCATGGTCACCGACCGCTACCAGCACGTCGTGCACCACCCCGACGTGGAGTCTTTCGCGTCGTGGGCGGCTGCCGAGGGCATCCCGATCATCGCGGTCGACAACGTCGGCGAGGCGGTTCCCGTCGACCGCGCCGAACTGCCGCAGCGCTGCGCGCTGCTGTTCGGGCAGGAGGGGCCGGGCCTGTCGTCCGAGGCGCTCGCCGCGGCGTCGGGTCACATCGAGATCACGCAGTACGGCTCGACGCGATCCATCAACGCCAGCGCCGCCGCGGCTGTCGTCATGTACGAGTGGTGCCGCCGGTACGCCTGA
- a CDS encoding acyl-CoA dehydrogenase — translation MASDYIPPVADYAFLYGEAFGLDLVARGTAGALSADDATEIIAGAGEFAASVLAPLEGVGDRTGARLEDGQVRLPEGFAEAYRAFTEAGWVSAEAPESAGGDGLPGSIRAGLGEIWNGSNAAFALCWLLTAGQIHALDAVASDEIRETYLTRLVSGEWTGTMNLTEPDAGTDLGAIRTMATPRADGSWGVSGQKIFITWGDHDVAENIVHLVLARTPDAPAGARGLSLFVVPKFLPDASGVPGERNAVTTVALEHKLGIHGSPTCVLAYEDATGYLVGEVGGGLAGMFVMMNSARAGMGFQATGISDRAYQQARAYASDRRQGAVLDRPAGAPIAEHPDVRRMLLSMQSRIFAMRALGVYLGDLFDRAESDGTGALAEFFVPVLKGWATEDAVALTSDAIQVHGGMGFIEETGVAQHYRDARIMPIYEGTTAIQSNDLIGRKVLRDGGATAEALFSSIGETVAALRGLDHAVAARTAERLERAIAAARAATASVLGFGPSRDVYGVSVPYLMLLGTLAGGWMHALAVVAVLAHETQDETDAARLVSADFYGAHHLPRVHMLAETVAAGEIA, via the coding sequence ATGGCATCCGACTACATCCCCCCTGTCGCGGATTACGCCTTCCTCTACGGCGAGGCGTTCGGGCTCGACCTCGTGGCGCGCGGCACCGCGGGTGCGCTCAGCGCCGATGACGCCACCGAGATCATCGCGGGTGCCGGCGAGTTCGCAGCATCCGTCCTGGCGCCCCTCGAGGGCGTCGGCGACCGCACCGGCGCCCGTCTGGAGGACGGGCAGGTGCGTCTGCCGGAGGGATTCGCCGAGGCGTACCGGGCGTTCACCGAGGCCGGCTGGGTCAGTGCCGAGGCGCCGGAGTCCGCGGGCGGCGACGGGCTGCCTGGTTCGATCCGCGCCGGTCTCGGCGAGATCTGGAACGGATCGAACGCCGCGTTCGCGCTGTGCTGGCTGCTGACGGCCGGGCAGATCCACGCCCTGGATGCCGTGGCATCCGATGAGATCCGAGAGACCTACCTCACCCGCCTGGTCTCGGGCGAGTGGACCGGCACCATGAACCTCACCGAGCCCGACGCCGGCACCGATCTCGGTGCGATCCGCACGATGGCGACGCCGCGCGCGGACGGCTCGTGGGGCGTCAGCGGGCAGAAGATCTTCATCACCTGGGGTGACCACGACGTCGCTGAGAACATCGTGCACCTCGTGCTGGCTCGCACCCCCGACGCGCCGGCGGGGGCGAGGGGGCTGTCGCTGTTCGTCGTGCCGAAGTTCCTGCCCGACGCGTCCGGCGTGCCCGGGGAGCGCAACGCGGTCACCACCGTGGCTCTCGAGCACAAGCTCGGCATCCACGGCAGCCCCACGTGCGTGCTCGCCTACGAGGACGCCACGGGCTACCTCGTAGGCGAGGTCGGCGGCGGGCTCGCGGGCATGTTCGTGATGATGAACTCCGCGCGTGCGGGCATGGGCTTCCAGGCCACCGGCATCTCGGACCGCGCCTACCAGCAGGCCCGCGCCTACGCGAGCGACCGACGTCAGGGCGCGGTGCTCGACCGCCCCGCCGGCGCGCCGATCGCCGAGCATCCCGACGTGCGGCGGATGCTGCTGTCGATGCAGAGCCGGATCTTCGCGATGCGCGCGCTGGGCGTGTACCTCGGCGACCTCTTCGACCGCGCCGAGAGCGACGGCACCGGAGCGCTCGCCGAGTTCTTCGTGCCGGTGCTGAAGGGCTGGGCCACCGAGGATGCCGTCGCGCTCACGAGCGACGCGATCCAGGTGCACGGCGGCATGGGCTTCATCGAAGAGACCGGGGTCGCGCAGCACTACCGCGACGCTCGGATCATGCCGATCTACGAGGGCACCACCGCGATCCAGTCGAACGATCTGATCGGACGCAAGGTGCTCCGGGACGGCGGGGCGACCGCCGAGGCGCTGTTCTCTTCGATCGGCGAGACGGTCGCCGCGCTGCGCGGGCTGGATCACGCGGTGGCCGCCCGCACCGCCGAGCGACTCGAGCGCGCGATCGCGGCGGCGCGCGCGGCGACGGCATCCGTTCTCGGTTTCGGGCCGAGCCGTGACGTGTACGGGGTCAGCGTGCCGTACCTGATGCTGCTCGGCACCCTCGCGGGAGGCTGGATGCACGCGCTCGCGGTCGTCGCGGTGCTCGCGCACGAGACGCAGGACGAGACGGATGCCGCACGGCTGGTGTCC
- a CDS encoding response regulator transcription factor encodes MGLRVLIVDDQELFRDAIALTLGREERIAGVDAVAGGAEAVEYVRAHGVDVVLMDIRMPGLDGIAATREVMRMRPGVKVVVLTTFDLDEYVYDAIRAGASGFLTKDIAPADLADAVVAVAEGNSAMSESATRALLGFVRGGAAPADPAAALNALSPREQEIARALATGASNEQIARRLFLSENTVKTHVKAVLAKLGLPDRVHVVIWAYENGVLRPGG; translated from the coding sequence ATGGGCTTGCGAGTGCTGATCGTCGACGATCAGGAGCTGTTCCGCGATGCGATCGCGCTGACCCTCGGCCGTGAGGAGCGCATCGCCGGGGTCGACGCCGTCGCCGGCGGCGCCGAGGCCGTCGAGTACGTGCGGGCGCACGGCGTCGATGTGGTGCTGATGGACATCCGGATGCCGGGGCTCGACGGCATCGCGGCGACCCGCGAGGTGATGCGGATGCGGCCCGGGGTCAAGGTCGTCGTGCTGACGACGTTCGATCTCGACGAGTACGTGTACGACGCGATCCGGGCCGGTGCGAGCGGCTTTCTCACCAAGGACATCGCGCCCGCCGACCTCGCGGATGCCGTGGTCGCGGTCGCCGAGGGGAATTCGGCGATGTCCGAGAGCGCCACGCGCGCGCTGCTGGGCTTCGTGCGGGGCGGTGCCGCGCCCGCCGACCCGGCGGCGGCGCTGAACGCGCTCAGTCCGCGCGAGCAGGAGATCGCCCGCGCGCTGGCGACCGGGGCGTCGAACGAGCAGATCGCGCGGCGGTTGTTCCTCTCGGAGAACACAGTGAAGACGCACGTGAAGGCCGTGCTCGCCAAGCTCGGACTGCCCGATCGCGTGCACGTGGTGATCTGGGCGTACGAGAACGGCGTGCTGCGCCCGGGGGGCTGA
- a CDS encoding sensor histidine kinase translates to MSTQHTHAGSAPGWAYWSRPDVLASLGLTVVMLPASIGVLSQQRATIGPAETAVLALLCTVVLGSPLLAARHPLAGFAMATGAMAALALLPVAISVSAALYPSGVGYLLCLGQLAARSSWTWTLAGWASGVFGAALIALTAPELTAADPAGTGLRLGAFAGLAAAVTAAAAVGMLQRARRIRAEEREQAGLRQAVAEERMRISRDLHDVIAHSMTVMIAQADAARAVLRDDPDLADRAVGTVVTTGRAALHDMRAVVRAEPDAVRSPAPTIDDLPALVDAVRSPVCEAEFEEHGTRRPLAAPVVLALHRAVREGLANAVRHTRHPVRIVVRLEWSDAEVRATVSDDGGAGAATAGLGTGTGLTGLAERVESVGGTLSAAPLEPRGWALTVRLPAGKER, encoded by the coding sequence ATGTCGACCCAGCACACGCACGCCGGCTCCGCACCCGGGTGGGCGTACTGGTCGCGCCCCGACGTGCTCGCCTCGCTCGGACTGACCGTGGTGATGCTGCCCGCGAGCATCGGGGTGCTCAGCCAGCAGCGGGCGACGATCGGCCCGGCCGAGACCGCCGTCCTCGCGCTGCTGTGTACGGTGGTGCTCGGGTCGCCGCTGCTCGCCGCACGGCATCCGCTCGCCGGGTTCGCCATGGCGACCGGCGCCATGGCCGCCCTCGCGCTGCTGCCCGTCGCCATCTCGGTCTCGGCCGCGCTGTACCCGTCCGGCGTCGGCTATCTGCTGTGTCTCGGCCAGCTCGCCGCGCGCTCATCGTGGACCTGGACCCTCGCGGGCTGGGCCAGCGGGGTGTTCGGTGCGGCGCTGATCGCGCTCACCGCCCCCGAGCTGACGGCGGCCGACCCTGCCGGCACGGGGCTCCGCCTGGGCGCATTCGCCGGGCTCGCCGCCGCCGTCACCGCGGCCGCCGCCGTGGGGATGCTGCAGCGCGCGCGTCGCATCCGCGCCGAGGAGCGCGAGCAGGCCGGCCTGCGGCAGGCCGTCGCCGAGGAGCGGATGCGGATCAGCCGCGACCTGCACGACGTGATCGCGCACTCCATGACCGTGATGATCGCGCAGGCCGACGCCGCGCGCGCGGTGCTGCGCGACGATCCCGACCTCGCCGACCGGGCCGTCGGCACCGTCGTCACCACCGGACGTGCGGCCCTGCACGACATGCGCGCGGTGGTGCGTGCGGAACCGGATGCCGTGCGCAGCCCGGCCCCCACCATCGACGACCTTCCTGCGCTCGTGGACGCCGTGCGCAGCCCGGTGTGCGAGGCGGAGTTCGAAGAGCACGGCACGCGCCGGCCCCTGGCGGCGCCGGTGGTGCTGGCGCTGCACCGTGCGGTGCGCGAAGGCCTCGCGAACGCGGTGCGGCATACCCGGCATCCGGTGCGCATCGTGGTGCGGCTGGAATGGTCGGATGCCGAGGTGCGGGCGACCGTGAGTGACGACGGCGGCGCCGGCGCCGCCACGGCAGGGCTAGGCACCGGGACGGGCCTGACGGGGCTGGCTGAGCGGGTCGAGTCGGTCGGCGGCACGCTGTCGGCCGCTCCTCTCGAGCCGCGTGGCTGGGCGCTGACGGTGCGGCTGCCCGCAGGGAAGGAGCGCTGA